The following proteins are co-located in the Gordonia polyisoprenivorans genome:
- the otsB gene encoding trehalose-phosphatase: MSAEGIPAPLSDALLRASTVERLLLASDYDGCIAPIVSRPQDAVGLPESIEALRAAARLDRTSVAVVSGRALSDLAALSGLADDPITLVGSHGSEFDTGFGQPVTAEQRRLLARIIDEFDSIAAEFDGVTVEIKPVSTTLHVRNASPADAATALDRARLGPARWDGVEATEGKAVIELAVIETSKGLALDLLRDRTGADVVIYLGDDVTDEKAFAHLRHDHDISIKVGAGETAAQYRVGDPADVAAVLEFVAAHRREALG; encoded by the coding sequence ATGAGCGCCGAGGGCATCCCGGCACCACTGTCCGACGCGCTGCTACGGGCGAGCACAGTGGAGCGGCTGCTGCTCGCATCGGACTACGACGGCTGTATCGCACCCATCGTCTCCCGGCCGCAGGACGCGGTCGGTCTGCCCGAATCGATCGAGGCGTTACGGGCCGCCGCCCGACTCGACCGCACCTCGGTGGCCGTGGTGAGCGGCCGGGCGCTGTCGGATCTCGCCGCGCTGTCCGGTCTCGCCGACGACCCGATCACCCTTGTCGGCAGCCACGGCAGCGAGTTCGACACCGGCTTCGGCCAACCGGTCACCGCCGAGCAGCGCCGGCTCCTCGCCCGGATCATCGACGAGTTCGACTCCATCGCAGCAGAATTCGACGGTGTCACGGTGGAGATCAAACCGGTCAGCACCACCCTGCACGTGCGCAATGCGAGCCCCGCCGACGCCGCGACCGCGCTCGACCGCGCTCGTCTCGGCCCGGCCCGGTGGGACGGGGTCGAGGCCACCGAGGGCAAGGCGGTCATCGAGCTCGCCGTCATCGAGACCAGCAAAGGCCTGGCGCTCGACCTCCTGCGCGACCGCACCGGCGCCGACGTCGTCATCTATCTCGGTGACGACGTCACCGACGAGAAGGCCTTCGCCCATCTGCGCCACGACCACGACATCAGCATCAAGGTCGGTGCCGGTGAGACCGCCGCCCAGTATCGCGTCGGCGATCCGGCGGATGTGGCCGCCGTCCTCGAATTCGTTGCCGCCCATCGCCGCGAGGCGCTCGGCTGA
- a CDS encoding alpha,alpha-trehalose-phosphate synthase (UDP-forming), whose protein sequence is MTSESRAIPESGAEFVVVANRLPVDKSVDADGEITWKRSPGGLVTALEPILRSHTGAWVGWSGIADSEENPEVEGIGIQAVPLSTQEIAEYYEGFSNATLWPLYHDVIVKPEYHREWWNTYVEVNRRFAEAASKAAAEGAVVWVQDYQLQLVPKMLRMLRPDLKIGFFLHIPFPPVELFMQLPWRTEIVEGLLGADLIGFHLPGGAQNFLYLARRLAGQATSKGTVGVRSRFGVVQVGFRTVRVGAFPISIDSGELDTKARSKEIRKRAAEIRKELGNPKTIMLGVDRLDYTKGIDVRLRALQELLEEKRIDAADTVMVQLATPSRERVESYIQMRAGIEQLVGNINGRYSEVGRPIVQYLHRPIPRDDLIAFFVAADVMLVTPLRDGMNLVAKEYVACRSDLGGALVLSEFTGAAAELRSAYQANPYDLDGVKDAIVAAVEQAPEEGRRRMRALRRQVLAHDVGKWAASFLGTLADTTETEASANRGVRLLDSESDETGTDGTGTDESADRR, encoded by the coding sequence GTGACCTCGGAGAGCCGAGCGATACCCGAATCCGGCGCCGAGTTCGTCGTGGTGGCCAACCGGCTGCCCGTCGACAAGTCGGTCGACGCCGACGGCGAGATCACCTGGAAGCGCAGCCCCGGCGGTCTGGTCACCGCTCTCGAACCCATCCTTCGCTCCCACACCGGTGCCTGGGTGGGATGGTCGGGTATCGCCGACTCCGAGGAGAACCCTGAGGTCGAAGGCATCGGCATCCAGGCGGTGCCGCTGTCGACGCAGGAGATCGCCGAGTACTACGAAGGCTTCTCCAACGCCACCCTGTGGCCGCTGTACCACGACGTCATCGTCAAACCCGAATATCACCGCGAGTGGTGGAACACCTACGTCGAGGTGAATCGTCGCTTCGCCGAAGCCGCCTCGAAGGCCGCCGCCGAGGGTGCGGTCGTGTGGGTGCAGGACTACCAGCTGCAGCTCGTCCCGAAGATGCTGCGGATGCTACGCCCCGACCTCAAGATCGGGTTCTTCCTGCACATCCCGTTCCCGCCGGTCGAGTTGTTCATGCAGCTGCCCTGGCGCACCGAGATCGTCGAGGGACTCCTCGGCGCCGACCTCATCGGTTTCCACCTCCCCGGTGGCGCCCAGAACTTTCTCTATCTCGCACGGCGTCTCGCCGGTCAGGCCACCAGCAAGGGCACCGTCGGTGTGCGGTCGCGGTTCGGTGTGGTGCAGGTCGGTTTCCGTACGGTACGGGTCGGGGCCTTCCCGATCTCCATCGATTCCGGCGAGCTCGACACGAAGGCGCGATCCAAGGAGATCCGCAAACGTGCCGCCGAGATCCGCAAGGAACTCGGCAACCCGAAGACGATCATGCTCGGCGTCGACCGACTCGACTACACCAAGGGCATCGACGTTCGACTCCGAGCGCTCCAGGAGTTGCTGGAGGAGAAGCGGATCGACGCCGCCGACACCGTCATGGTGCAGCTGGCGACACCGAGCCGCGAACGCGTGGAGAGCTACATCCAGATGCGTGCGGGTATCGAACAGCTCGTCGGCAACATCAACGGCCGCTACAGCGAGGTCGGCCGGCCGATCGTGCAGTACCTGCACCGCCCGATTCCCCGCGACGACCTCATCGCCTTCTTCGTCGCCGCCGACGTCATGCTCGTGACGCCCCTGCGTGACGGGATGAACCTCGTCGCCAAGGAGTACGTGGCGTGCCGCAGCGACCTCGGTGGCGCCTTGGTCCTGAGCGAGTTCACCGGCGCCGCAGCCGAATTGCGGTCGGCGTATCAGGCCAACCCGTACGATCTCGACGGCGTCAAGGACGCGATCGTCGCCGCCGTCGAGCAGGCCCCCGAAGAAGGCCGACGCCGTATGCGCGCCCTGCGCAGGCAGGTTCTGGCCCACGATGTCGGCAAGTGGGCGGCGAGTTTCCTCGGCACCCTGGCCGATACCACGGAAACCGAGGCGTCGGCGAACCGCGGTGTGCGCCTGCTGGATTCCGAGTCCGACGAGACCGGGACCGACGGGACCGGGACCGACGAGTCGGCCGACCGGCGATGA
- a CDS encoding threonine/serine ThrE exporter family protein gives MREYIRRTARRLIGTSQATIDTIEPGSIMVAPRRPIDRFDVGAITEVLDLATKIGAVLLDSGTGAIDTGSQIQFVANIYGIEDVDVDVTYNTIVVSARRGATLPPITTMETVHYRSLDFTRLAQVDKLIRRIRDSAITPATAHRMVDAIIAAPHPYPYKVATLAWGLMAAGISVLLGGGPLIALLAFVTTGVTVTINRLLNRIGTPIFFQQVTGGFIAVVPAALVFEGGEKLGIEIMPSQVIAAGIVVLLSGLSLVGSVQDAITGAPITGVARFFELLLMTGGIIAGVGMALRMLSAVGIYLPAITTTTEFAAVDIPARVAAGAFAAFAFALACYAERRALPVAFISGVIGVGVAAGASFIPVGDVIGSGLAAVCIGMLGGLLARRALTPPLVVAVAGITPLLPGLAVYRGLYGLLNDQTLDGLTWAGSALGVGCALAAGVTLGEFIARTLRRPQIVRPEWAHRRRLRRRRRIEW, from the coding sequence TTGCGCGAGTATATCCGCCGCACCGCCCGCCGCCTCATCGGCACCAGCCAGGCCACGATCGACACCATCGAGCCCGGCAGCATCATGGTGGCGCCCCGGCGCCCGATCGATCGGTTCGACGTCGGGGCCATCACCGAGGTGCTCGACCTGGCGACCAAGATCGGCGCGGTGCTACTCGACTCGGGAACCGGCGCGATCGACACCGGTAGCCAGATCCAGTTCGTCGCGAACATCTACGGCATCGAGGACGTCGATGTGGATGTCACCTACAACACCATCGTCGTCAGTGCCCGACGCGGTGCGACGTTGCCGCCGATCACGACGATGGAGACCGTCCACTACCGTTCGCTGGACTTCACCCGACTCGCGCAGGTCGACAAACTCATCCGCCGCATCCGGGATTCGGCGATCACCCCGGCCACCGCGCACCGGATGGTCGACGCGATCATCGCCGCCCCACACCCTTACCCGTACAAGGTCGCGACTCTCGCGTGGGGCCTGATGGCCGCAGGCATCAGCGTGCTGCTCGGCGGTGGTCCGCTGATCGCGCTGTTGGCGTTCGTGACGACCGGGGTCACCGTCACCATCAATCGGCTGCTCAATCGGATCGGCACCCCGATCTTCTTCCAACAGGTCACCGGCGGCTTCATCGCGGTGGTACCGGCGGCGCTGGTGTTCGAGGGCGGCGAGAAACTCGGGATCGAGATCATGCCGTCCCAGGTCATCGCTGCGGGCATCGTCGTGCTGCTGTCTGGGCTGTCGCTGGTGGGCTCGGTGCAGGATGCCATCACCGGCGCACCGATCACCGGTGTCGCCCGCTTCTTCGAGCTGTTGCTGATGACCGGTGGCATCATCGCCGGCGTCGGCATGGCGCTGCGGATGCTGTCGGCGGTCGGCATCTATCTGCCCGCCATCACCACCACCACCGAGTTCGCCGCCGTCGACATCCCCGCGCGCGTGGCCGCGGGCGCCTTCGCCGCATTCGCGTTCGCGTTGGCCTGTTACGCCGAGCGGCGCGCGCTGCCGGTCGCCTTCATCTCGGGCGTGATCGGTGTCGGCGTGGCCGCGGGCGCCTCGTTCATCCCGGTCGGCGACGTCATCGGGTCCGGTTTGGCCGCGGTCTGCATCGGCATGCTCGGCGGTCTGCTGGCCCGCCGCGCACTCACCCCACCACTGGTCGTCGCGGTTGCCGGTATCACGCCCCTGCTGCCGGGTCTCGCCGTCTACCGCGGTCTGTACGGGCTGCTCAACGATCAGACCCTCGACGGACTCACCTGGGCGGGCAGCGCCCTGGGCGTGGGCTGCGCGCTGGCCGCGGGGGTGACCCTCGGCGAGTTCATCGCCCGCACACTGCGCCGGCCCCAGATCGTCCGGCCCGAATGGGCACACCGGCGCCGCCTGCGCCGACGCCGCCGGATCGAGTGGTGA
- a CDS encoding arginine deiminase: MTFHVDSEVGTLTQVILHKPGIELLRLTPDNVKGLLFDDVMWAEKAQEEHEQFQQILRDLGVTVHLYQDLLAEALAQGGARDELAAELITETQFGTELDGPLQELLDERTPDQLAELLIGGMLKREAAPHLGGVSSLLLHSLDDDGFLLAPLPNHLFQRDNSAWIYAGVNLNPMAKPARQRETINSRLIYNFHPMFTAEEFAFYNGNDPMRHTPATIEGGDILVIGNRTVMVGMSERTAPQGIEVLAENLFKSGAVDKVIVVELPMERAFMHLDTAMTQVDRDAFSVYPYLPDTLRSYTLVPRNDQGHFTVTENAELFAVVAEALGVDTLRVLKAPIDRLEAARAQWDDGNNFLTVSPGVVVGYERNVTTNKYLGDNGIQVIAMSGSELGRGRGGPRCMSCPIEREA, from the coding sequence ATGACTTTCCACGTCGACTCCGAAGTGGGGACGCTCACCCAGGTCATCCTGCACAAGCCCGGGATCGAGTTGTTGCGCCTCACACCCGACAACGTCAAGGGACTGCTGTTCGACGACGTTATGTGGGCCGAGAAGGCGCAGGAGGAGCACGAGCAGTTCCAGCAGATCCTGCGCGACCTCGGGGTGACGGTGCATCTCTACCAGGACCTGCTCGCCGAGGCGCTCGCCCAGGGCGGTGCGCGCGATGAGCTGGCGGCCGAGCTGATCACCGAAACCCAGTTCGGTACCGAACTCGACGGACCACTGCAGGAGTTGCTCGACGAGCGCACACCCGATCAGCTGGCCGAGTTGTTGATCGGCGGCATGCTCAAGCGAGAGGCGGCGCCACACCTCGGTGGCGTGTCGAGCCTGCTGCTCCACAGCCTCGACGACGACGGCTTCCTCCTCGCGCCGCTGCCCAATCACCTTTTCCAGCGCGACAATTCGGCGTGGATCTATGCCGGGGTCAACCTCAACCCGATGGCCAAACCGGCACGACAACGCGAGACCATCAACTCGCGGTTGATCTACAACTTCCATCCGATGTTCACCGCGGAGGAGTTCGCCTTCTACAACGGCAACGATCCGATGCGGCATACACCGGCCACCATCGAGGGCGGGGACATTCTCGTCATCGGCAACCGCACGGTGATGGTCGGCATGAGTGAACGCACCGCCCCGCAGGGCATCGAGGTACTCGCCGAAAACCTGTTCAAGTCGGGGGCCGTCGACAAGGTCATCGTCGTCGAACTCCCGATGGAGCGGGCGTTCATGCATCTCGACACCGCCATGACCCAGGTCGATCGCGACGCGTTCAGTGTCTACCCGTATCTGCCGGATACGTTGCGCTCCTACACTCTGGTCCCGCGAAATGACCAGGGCCACTTCACCGTGACCGAGAATGCCGAGTTGTTCGCCGTGGTGGCCGAGGCGCTCGGGGTGGACACGTTGCGGGTTCTCAAGGCGCCGATCGATCGGCTCGAGGCGGCCCGGGCGCAGTGGGACGACGGCAACAACTTCTTGACCGTGTCGCCGGGTGTCGTGGTCGGGTACGAGCGCAATGTCACGACCAACAAGTATCTGGGTGACAACGGTATTCAGGTTATCGCCATGTCGGGGTCGGAGCTCGGGCGTGGTCGAGGCGGGCCGCGGTGCATGTCCTGTCCGATTGAGCGTGAGGCCTGA
- a CDS encoding carboxylesterase/lipase family protein codes for MSDTQGGGDSSAPVVETTSGAYRGVRDHWIQLWKGIRYAAPPVGENRWRRARPATPHTGVVDADRFGAVCPQSRNPAIGLGSDPVMDEDCLFLNVWAPVAGADSPRPVIVWVHGGAYVFGSGSQPLYDGTRMAAQRDVVVVTINYRVGAFGFADMGPVIDGVETNVALSDVLAALTWVRDNISGFGGDPAQVTVAGESAGGGIVTTLLTIPAARGLFHRAIAQSSPATAVASAQRMGIVSERIAAAIPGDLRSASSAQFVDAQMQVFAEVPQENPGILAFTVTVDGDLVPHHPIDVYRAGESIPVPLLIGTNRDESALFRYMKSPLMPIDLPTIRTMFERIALEQPELRVPDERTVLAAYPRKAKAAGLGIARDLAFRMPTLWVADAHAEVAPVYMYRFDWAPRMFRVLRLGATHGTELNYTWGNLPAGRKDITYKLGGRATGEKIAERLLGRWGSFVREGVPDVRLDSGPTPSWPRYRSDDRHSLVIDEDDRVVQGLDDNLRATWGNDILAFR; via the coding sequence ATGAGTGACACACAGGGCGGCGGCGACTCTTCGGCTCCGGTGGTGGAGACCACCTCGGGCGCCTATCGCGGTGTTCGTGACCACTGGATTCAACTGTGGAAGGGCATCCGGTACGCCGCGCCACCCGTGGGTGAGAATCGATGGCGTCGTGCGCGTCCGGCGACTCCGCATACTGGGGTCGTCGACGCCGACCGGTTCGGTGCGGTATGCCCGCAGTCGCGCAATCCGGCGATCGGTCTGGGTAGTGATCCGGTGATGGACGAGGACTGTCTGTTCCTCAACGTATGGGCCCCGGTGGCCGGCGCCGACTCACCGCGACCGGTGATCGTGTGGGTACATGGTGGCGCCTACGTTTTCGGGTCCGGCAGCCAACCGCTGTACGACGGCACCCGGATGGCCGCACAGCGTGACGTCGTTGTGGTGACGATCAACTACCGCGTCGGCGCCTTCGGCTTCGCCGACATGGGGCCGGTGATCGACGGCGTGGAAACCAATGTCGCGTTGTCGGATGTGTTGGCCGCGTTGACGTGGGTACGCGACAACATCTCCGGGTTCGGTGGCGACCCGGCGCAGGTGACGGTGGCCGGCGAGTCGGCTGGCGGTGGGATCGTCACCACGCTGCTCACGATCCCGGCCGCGCGCGGACTGTTCCATCGGGCGATCGCCCAGAGTTCACCGGCGACGGCGGTCGCCTCGGCGCAGCGGATGGGGATTGTCTCCGAGCGTATCGCCGCCGCTATTCCCGGCGATCTGCGCTCGGCGTCGTCGGCGCAGTTTGTCGACGCGCAGATGCAGGTCTTCGCCGAAGTGCCGCAAGAGAATCCGGGAATACTGGCCTTCACGGTCACGGTCGACGGGGATCTGGTTCCGCATCATCCGATCGACGTGTACCGGGCCGGTGAATCGATCCCGGTGCCGCTGCTGATCGGAACGAACCGCGACGAGTCCGCGCTTTTCCGTTACATGAAGTCCCCGTTGATGCCGATCGATCTGCCGACGATCCGCACCATGTTCGAGCGGATCGCGCTCGAACAACCCGAACTCCGTGTACCCGATGAGCGCACCGTACTCGCGGCGTATCCACGAAAGGCCAAAGCCGCCGGGCTCGGGATTGCGCGGGACTTGGCTTTCCGGATGCCGACGTTGTGGGTGGCCGACGCGCACGCCGAGGTGGCGCCGGTGTACATGTACCGATTCGACTGGGCTCCCAGGATGTTCCGTGTACTGCGCCTCGGCGCCACGCACGGCACAGAGCTCAACTACACTTGGGGCAATCTGCCCGCCGGACGCAAGGACATCACCTACAAGCTGGGCGGACGGGCAACCGGTGAAAAGATTGCCGAACGCCTCCTCGGTCGATGGGGATCGTTTGTGCGAGAAGGTGTTCCCGACGTCCGGCTCGACTCGGGTCCGACGCCCTCGTGGCCCCGATATCGCAGCGACGATCGTCATTCCCTGGTGATCGACGAGGACGATCGCGTCGTCCAAGGGCTCGACGACAACCTCCGCGCCACCTGGGGCAACGACATCCTCGCCTTCCGTTGA
- the selD gene encoding selenide, water dikinase SelD, protein MSAVDDIGALRLTGFAHGGGCACKIPPGELEAAVAGLTGQVGEDILVGLDDGDDAAAVRVRDDLAVLSTADFFTPVVDDALTWGAIAAANALSDIYAMGGRPVVAINLVGWPRDTLPMELLTEVLRGGLDVAGRAGCPVIGGHSIDDPEPKYGMAVTGTADPARLIRNDAAVAGLPITLTKPIGVGLLNNRHKQTGEVFEAAIATMTALNDAASQAALAAGVRAGTDVTGFGLLGHLHKLARASGVGAVIDRAAVPAIDGALEALRDGFVSGGTRRNLDWVRPHLDAAGGVTDDDLLFLADAQTSGGLLLIGEVPGFPVIGETVVGAGIRVR, encoded by the coding sequence ATGAGCGCTGTGGATGACATCGGGGCGTTGCGGCTGACGGGGTTCGCGCACGGCGGCGGGTGCGCGTGTAAGATCCCGCCGGGCGAGTTGGAGGCCGCGGTGGCCGGGCTGACCGGGCAGGTGGGGGAGGACATCCTGGTTGGTCTCGACGACGGCGATGACGCCGCCGCGGTTCGGGTGCGTGACGATCTCGCCGTGCTGTCGACCGCCGACTTCTTCACCCCGGTCGTCGACGACGCGCTCACGTGGGGCGCCATTGCCGCCGCAAATGCGTTGTCGGACATCTACGCCATGGGTGGCCGACCCGTCGTGGCGATCAATCTCGTTGGCTGGCCCCGGGATACGCTGCCGATGGAGTTACTGACCGAGGTGCTGCGGGGTGGTCTCGACGTGGCCGGGCGGGCGGGATGTCCGGTGATCGGCGGACACAGCATCGATGATCCCGAGCCCAAGTACGGGATGGCCGTGACCGGAACCGCGGACCCGGCCCGGCTGATCCGCAATGACGCCGCGGTGGCGGGATTGCCGATCACCCTGACCAAACCGATCGGCGTCGGGCTGCTCAACAATCGTCACAAGCAGACCGGTGAGGTCTTCGAGGCTGCGATCGCGACGATGACCGCGCTCAACGACGCCGCCTCGCAGGCGGCGCTGGCGGCCGGGGTGCGCGCCGGGACCGACGTGACCGGTTTCGGGCTGCTCGGACACCTACACAAGCTGGCGCGTGCATCGGGGGTGGGTGCCGTCATCGATCGGGCGGCCGTGCCCGCTATCGACGGCGCACTCGAGGCACTGCGCGACGGATTCGTGTCCGGCGGTACCCGACGGAACCTCGATTGGGTGCGGCCGCATCTCGACGCCGCGGGCGGCGTCACCGACGACGATCTGCTGTTCCTCGCCGACGCACAAACCTCTGGCGGACTTCTGCTGATCGGTGAAGTGCCGGGTTTTCCGGTGATCGGTGAGACCGTGGTCGGTGCGGGAATCCGCGTGCGCTGA
- a CDS encoding GGDEF domain-containing protein — protein MVSVLAAFYCASAVHALHAVFAAIVMCAIVIRMADEPGAGHLALAVSKGVAPVAHVLFVLPMAQFMFWRLGGDAMVAQHDPLTRLVNRRGLARFAPRLQSTTGRVAMIMIDVDEFKRINDTRGHQLGDLVLVQIANRIADVAARAEVAGRATIAARIGGEEFVVVLDGDIDDGCRIAADLCRDVHAHAPPPVTISVGVAGAPAASWNLHDLLRDADLAMYEAKRQGGNRFICSPQYPSRHHLNGQWPAPSLTHGVSNPW, from the coding sequence GTGGTCAGTGTGCTGGCAGCGTTCTACTGCGCGTCGGCGGTCCACGCGCTGCATGCCGTCTTCGCTGCGATCGTCATGTGTGCGATCGTCATCCGGATGGCGGACGAGCCCGGTGCCGGGCACCTGGCGTTGGCGGTGTCGAAGGGCGTTGCCCCGGTTGCTCACGTCCTGTTCGTGCTCCCGATGGCGCAGTTCATGTTCTGGCGCCTGGGCGGCGACGCGATGGTCGCCCAACATGATCCGTTGACTCGCTTGGTCAATCGGCGTGGGCTGGCACGGTTCGCACCACGCCTGCAGAGCACCACTGGTCGGGTCGCGATGATCATGATCGACGTCGACGAGTTCAAGCGGATCAACGACACCCGAGGTCATCAACTCGGGGATCTGGTGCTGGTGCAGATCGCGAACCGGATCGCCGACGTTGCGGCGCGGGCGGAGGTCGCCGGCCGGGCCACGATCGCCGCGCGGATCGGTGGCGAGGAATTCGTCGTCGTCCTGGACGGCGACATCGACGACGGATGCCGGATCGCCGCCGACCTCTGCCGTGATGTCCACGCACATGCGCCGCCGCCGGTGACCATCAGTGTCGGGGTGGCCGGTGCGCCCGCCGCGTCGTGGAATCTCCACGATCTCCTCCGCGACGCGGATCTGGCCATGTACGAGGCGAAACGCCAGGGTGGCAATAGGTTCATCTGCTCACCGCAGTACCCGAGTCGGCACCACCTCAATGGGCAGTGGCCGGCGCCGAGCCTGACCCACGGTGTCAGTAACCCGTGGTGA
- the nrfD gene encoding NrfD/PsrC family molybdoenzyme membrane anchor subunit gives MTSEYDALRPPEPPRRRDRIRNRVARRRRGAGGTDGSREMSMVPDAEFEKLTGEGYYGHPVVKPPPWGDEIALYLFLGGIGGGSGVLAAGAQLTGRDTLRRNARLGGLAAVGLGAVALVADLGRPDRFYNMLRTFKVTSPMSVGSWILTAFSGGIGVAAAAEVDRMTGERLPLGPLRTVLRLGEAPAGLVGGAFGPLLAVYTAVLLGDTATPTWNAMHRDLPFVFVSSASLAASGLAMVTTPVAEARPGRRLAIVGVFADVAATRLMEHRMDSVAAEPLHHGRPGTLMRWAERLAVVGGIGALFSERSRTASAASGVTLLAASACTRFGVFHAGIESAKDPRYTIIPQKRRLAARRAAGITDDSITTGY, from the coding sequence ATGACCTCCGAGTACGACGCACTGCGTCCGCCGGAGCCGCCACGACGCCGCGACCGCATCCGCAATCGGGTCGCGCGGCGACGGCGTGGCGCCGGCGGGACCGACGGGTCGCGTGAGATGTCGATGGTGCCCGACGCCGAGTTCGAGAAACTCACCGGCGAGGGCTACTACGGCCATCCGGTGGTCAAACCCCCGCCGTGGGGCGACGAGATCGCGCTGTATCTGTTCCTCGGTGGCATCGGCGGCGGGTCGGGTGTGCTGGCTGCAGGAGCCCAACTGACCGGGCGGGATACGTTGCGCCGCAACGCCCGGCTGGGCGGTCTGGCGGCGGTGGGGCTGGGTGCGGTGGCCTTGGTCGCCGACCTGGGTCGGCCGGACCGGTTCTACAACATGTTGCGGACCTTCAAGGTCACCTCCCCGATGAGCGTCGGATCGTGGATTCTCACCGCCTTCTCGGGCGGCATCGGGGTGGCCGCCGCCGCCGAGGTGGACCGGATGACCGGTGAGCGACTTCCGTTGGGGCCGTTGCGGACGGTGCTGCGTCTGGGAGAGGCTCCCGCCGGTCTCGTCGGTGGCGCGTTCGGGCCGCTGCTCGCCGTGTACACCGCAGTCCTGCTGGGCGACACCGCCACTCCCACATGGAATGCGATGCACCGCGATCTGCCGTTCGTGTTCGTCAGTTCGGCGAGTCTGGCGGCGAGCGGACTGGCGATGGTCACCACGCCGGTAGCCGAGGCGCGACCGGGCCGCCGCCTCGCCATCGTCGGCGTTTTCGCCGATGTGGCGGCGACCCGACTCATGGAACATCGCATGGATTCGGTTGCGGCCGAACCACTTCACCACGGCCGGCCCGGTACGCTCATGCGCTGGGCGGAGCGGCTCGCCGTCGTCGGCGGTATCGGCGCACTGTTCTCGGAACGGTCCCGCACGGCGTCGGCGGCCTCGGGTGTTACGTTGCTGGCGGCGTCGGCCTGTACCCGCTTCGGCGTCTTCCACGCGGGCATCGAATCGGCAAAAGATCCGCGCTACACCATCATTCCGCAGAAGCGCCGCCTGGCGGCCCGCCGCGCGGCGGGCATCACCGACGATTCGATCACCACGGGTTACTGA
- a CDS encoding 4Fe-4S dicluster domain-containing protein, whose translation MGQLSGPTDPTADAHWGDRERPRKGFFTDTSICIGCKACEVACKEWNGNPRDGDLELTGMSYDNTVALGASTWRHVAFIEQNREQISAARESGRALTDLGMPAVPGAAGAPTSTDNPREVGEVQGVAGVQADVGPPDTPEFRWLMSSDVCKHCTHAGCLDVCPTGALFRTEFGTVVVQHDVCNGCGTCVAGCPFGVVERRSDGTVEPTTREGQRKGEQPPVPKRGVAQKCTLCYDRLVDDETPACAKTCPTTSIKFGDHDDLIDAAHERVAHLHAQGMTEARLYGANTNDGVGGTGSVFLLLDEPEVYGLPPDPRVCTADLPSMYRRAGVAAMGMLAAAAVSFLTGRGR comes from the coding sequence ATGGGCCAATTGTCCGGACCGACCGACCCGACCGCGGACGCCCACTGGGGCGATCGCGAACGGCCACGGAAGGGATTCTTCACCGACACCTCGATCTGTATCGGCTGTAAGGCATGTGAGGTCGCCTGCAAGGAGTGGAACGGAAATCCTCGCGACGGTGATCTCGAGTTGACCGGGATGTCCTACGACAACACCGTCGCCCTCGGCGCGAGTACCTGGCGGCACGTCGCCTTCATCGAGCAGAACCGCGAACAGATCAGTGCCGCACGTGAATCCGGCCGCGCACTCACCGATCTGGGGATGCCCGCGGTGCCGGGCGCCGCCGGGGCACCGACGTCGACCGACAACCCGCGGGAGGTCGGTGAGGTGCAGGGGGTCGCCGGTGTACAGGCTGATGTCGGTCCGCCGGATACCCCCGAGTTCCGGTGGCTGATGTCCTCGGATGTGTGCAAGCACTGCACGCATGCCGGATGTCTGGACGTCTGCCCCACTGGCGCGTTGTTCCGCACCGAATTCGGGACGGTCGTCGTACAACACGACGTGTGCAACGGATGCGGAACCTGTGTTGCCGGTTGCCCGTTCGGGGTCGTCGAACGCCGCTCGGACGGCACCGTCGAACCCACCACCCGCGAGGGCCAGCGCAAGGGTGAGCAGCCCCCGGTGCCCAAACGTGGTGTCGCACAGAAGTGCACGCTCTGCTATGACCGTCTCGTCGACGACGAGACCCCGGCCTGCGCCAAGACCTGCCCCACCACCTCCATCAAATTCGGCGACCACGACGACCTCATCGACGCCGCGCATGAACGGGTGGCACATCTGCACGCACAGGGCATGACCGAGGCACGGCTGTACGGGGCGAACACCAACGACGGCGTCGGCGGTACCGGGTCGGTGTTCCTGCTGCTCGACGAACCCGAGGTGTACGGGCTGCCGCCGGACCCGCGGGTGTGCACCGCCGACCTGCCCAGCATGTATCGGCGTGCCGGGGTCGCAGCCATGGGAATGCTTGCCGCCGCAGCGGTCTCATTCCTCACCGGGCGCGGGCGGTGA